TCCCCGTCTAGGGGGCGGTTGGTCAACCTGGTCATCTGTAGGTTGTGATTCGACATTGCTGGAGGCAGCATGTGCAGCCGCGCTAGAGGGTTGCCCAGAAGCTGCAGCTTCATGCTGTGTAGGCCTGCCACTTTGGTTGGGCATTGAAGATTCGACTTCGAGCGGCCGCCGAAGCTGGCTTGCGTCCTTGACCAAGATGGCCTCCAGGAACTCGTTTTGCTCAATGGGTCGATGGTCCAGGCTGAGCGATACGTCGGTGATGAACTGCGTGTACCAGTCGACAAGGTCGCCTTTGCCCGGCAGGTACCGAACGAGAACGACTCCCTTTCCCTCGCTACCATCTTCAAAGCTGCCCAAGCCTTTTTCACCGGCGACGCTCTTCACATATCGTACAAAGTCATCCGGTAGCTCCTCACCCGGATTAATGGTGTGGAACATGGCTTTGCCGCCCCCGTTCGTAATAGGGGCGAGGAGGTTATTATATTGTGTTTTGTCGTAAAATATGAAGGTGTAGCCTTCGAAGACATCTTTTCGGCCCATGTCTGGCGAATATATAGTGTCTGGGTGTTGAactggctcgccgccacgaggaggaagatgttGCATCGGATCCGGCCAATACTGGGAGAAGTCTTGTTCCAGGGCGCTGGGCTCCGAGGCATCACCACCTCGCGGCGGTTCGGCGGCCTGCATAACGGCTTCGAGGAACGATTCCGTGACAATGTACTTTCCATTGATGAGGGCCTGAAGGCCTTTGGCGGTATTACGCTTCTTTGCGACGACGTGCGTTGTATGATCCGCATTGTACTCGGTCAGGAGTTTGATATCGAGGCCTTCAAACTGGTCGCGCAAGGATGTGAGAGGTTGGGTTTGGAGCTCTTTATTTGTGAAGGAAAAAGTGAAAATGACGGGGAACCAGGTTATACTGCTGTAGTCAGCACGACTGGTCAAAAGGGATCCGGTGTAAAGCTGTAGACTTGCCGGAACACCTGCGGGCATTTGCCCATGACGAACTGGGCTtccttgccctcgacgacatgtttGCTGCCTTTGATCTTGGTTCCGTCGACGGTAGTTCCTATCTTTGTCTTCAGGTCCTCGATCGTGAGCTTGGAGCGGCtggtgaggtggtgggcgtgaCCGTCAGGAACGTtgtcgacggtgatggtcaAGTGCTTTCGTGAGATGGTATTATGAGAgatggcgagctggccggcTGCAGGAGTCAGCACTGGGAATATGAGAACGACGAGCATGGAACACGAACGTTCTGCGGCGGTTCTTCCAAATAGGTACGTCTTGCCAGGCTTCAACCACAGGCGACGACCTGCAGGCGCACGTTAGCGGAGCGGGGCAAGTGCGAGGTCAGATTCGTGCGTGCCTTCAAAGGCATCCTCACTCTCCAAAAGCCACATTGTgcgggcctcgcgccgctgcacAGTGCATTGAAGGGCAAGGCGTAATATCTGTCGTCGTGCCGGACGAAGCCGATGGTTGAGGAGGATGACGTTGAAGCATCGTGAACTTTTTGTGGGGTTGACGAGGGACGCGTCGCACTAGAACGCCT
This region of Purpureocillium takamizusanense chromosome 9, complete sequence genomic DNA includes:
- a CDS encoding uncharacterized protein (COG:S~EggNog:ENOG503NUW5), whose translation is MWLLESEDAFEGRRLWLKPGKTYLFGRTAAEPGQLAISHNTISRKHLTITVDNVPDGHAHHLTSRSKLTIEDLKTKIGTTVDGTKIKGSKHVVEGKEAQFVMGKCPQVFRITWFPVIFTFSFTNKELQTQPLTSLRDQFEGLDIKLLTEYNADHTTHVVAKKRNTAKGLQALINGKYIVTESFLEAVMQAAEPPRGGDASEPSALEQDFSQYWPDPMQHLPPRGGEPVQHPDTIYSPDMGRKDVFEGYTFIFYDKTQYNNLLAPITNGGGKAMFHTINPGEELPDDFVRYVKSVAGEKGLGSFEDGSEGKGVVLVRYLPGKGDLVDWYTQFITDVSLSLDHRPIEQNEFLEAILVKDASQLRRPLEVESSMPNQSGRPTQHEAAASGQPSSAAAHAASSNVESQPTDDQVDQPPPRRGRARGPIKRRFAGFDDDADMDVDEPSSVRSAAEQPRTGTDEGGLFVSQEAYASQSQPDSVANASPRKRRGSPLPEDDLMDGMAPAVARFKRQRLEHADAFASASPEPSAAADAASASSRAKKAKNPKELDVLAHAARHREEEEARARREKEDLANLPDDADLAEIRRLQIVEEMPVRQSSASAVATRDQDIASGRWNPKWNGMKNFKKFRRRGEEQGRQPTRVIISLAQVKNKEFGVGDNYWLEDEGSQRNKKTTQPSATTASHPSASTSTPSMPPPAPPTRASQRKKNTGFVISDSSDAEEDEENLAANQDTAPSGTGSTRISATQSQQRNTRSQGTTQSQGKRPARDSPVTAEQPAKRSRAAPPPRKPVEVPDSDDSDDELKFRFGRRR